The Panicum virgatum strain AP13 chromosome 5K, P.virgatum_v5, whole genome shotgun sequence genome has a window encoding:
- the LOC120707813 gene encoding protein REVERSION-TO-ETHYLENE SENSITIVITY1-like: MELEADLNDEDVSSNNGLQELWPLGEIDPKRARFPCCIVWTPLPVVSWLAPYIGHVGICQEDGAILDFAGSNLVSVDNFAYGSVARYLQLDRKKCCFPANLAAHVCERSYNHSEVGAAISWDDALQSGMRRFQHKFYNLFTCNCHSFVANCLNRVAYNGSVEWNVLNVAALVWFHGRWVDKMSVVRSFLPFLTVTCIGILMAGWPFLVGMAAFSALLIGWFIFTVCCFKGLVC, from the exons ATGGAGCTTGAAGCTGATTTaaatgatgaagatgttagctCAAATAATGGATTACAAGAGTTGTGGCCACTTGGCGAAATAGACCCAAAGAGAGCAAGGTTCCCGTGCTGCATTGTCTGGACTCCTCTTCCTGTAGTTTCATGGCTTGCCCCTTACATAGGGCATGTTGGAATCTGTCAGGAGGATGGGGCTATCTTGGATTTTGCCGGTTCAAATTTGGTGAGCGTGGATAATTTTGCTTATGGTTCAGTCGCCAGATACCTCCAGCTTGACAGAAAGAAG TGCTGCTTTCCTGCTAATCTTGCGGCTCATGTATGTGAGCGGTCGTACAATCACTCAGAAGTTGGAGCTGCGATATCATGGGATGATGCTCTTCAATCGGGCATGAGGCGCTTTCAACACAAGTTTTACAATCTGTTCACCTGCAATTGCCATTCATTCGTGGCAAACTGCCTGAACCGTGTCGCCTACAATGGTTCTGTGGAGTGGAATGTTTTGAATGTGgcggcccttgtttggtttcatggcCGATGGGTGGACAAAATGTCTGTTGTTCGGTCATTCTTACCTTTCTTAACTGTAACATGCATCGGTATTTTAATGGCTGGTTGGCCTTTCCTTGTAGGGATGGCAGCATTCTCAGCTCTTTTGATTGGATGGTTTATTTTTACAGTATGCTGTTT